The following coding sequences lie in one Mycobacterium sp. Z3061 genomic window:
- a CDS encoding DUF1490 family protein, with protein MAVQVLLAKAASTVITGLAGVTAYEVLKKAAKKAPLHETAVKGAELGLRSTRKAEEAAESARLKIADVMAEARERIGEEAPTPAVGDAHDHDH; from the coding sequence ATGGCGGTGCAGGTGCTTTTGGCGAAGGCGGCTTCGACGGTGATCACAGGCCTGGCCGGGGTGACCGCGTACGAGGTGCTGAAGAAAGCCGCCAAGAAGGCGCCGCTGCACGAAACCGCCGTCAAGGGCGCCGAACTCGGCCTGCGCAGCACCCGCAAAGCCGAGGAGGCCGCCGAGTCGGCCCGGCTCAAGATCGCCGACGTGATGGCCGAGGCGCGCGAACGCATCGGCGAGGAAGCACCGACGCCGGCCGTCGGCGACGCCCACGACCACGACCACTGA